The proteins below come from a single Natranaerofaba carboxydovora genomic window:
- a CDS encoding xanthine dehydrogenase family protein molybdopterin-binding subunit, whose product MTEDTKKDYNIIGKSLPQYDAAEKAMGKAKYVDDINLGKVYHGKILRSTVAHAKIKSIDVEEAQKVPGVKGIFTGKDVPDNKFGPMVKDWEILAKDRVRFIGDEVAVVIAIDEETADTALEKIKVDYEELPAVFDPEEAFEEDAPAIHEEQERNVTSTFEVERGDVDGAYEEADYIYEDVFYAGTLYHAHLETQRGIAVPEVDNRITLYLSIQVPSMARLRYAEALNMDPDDIRIVKPHVGGGFGAKFEYKSHIIAAFAARELGIPVKIINTREEDFIASNPRVPMRIYLKVAFNKDGKITAKETKLFAGNGARTVYAPAIMKTACYRLDSMYKLENVRTKGYSVYTNTVPTSCYRGFGNSQMHFAFEQAMDVAAEELDIGPDQIRLINAIESGETSVHGWKVNTCGLPECVDTVVKESDFNRKREEYKNQPEGTKKRGIGLAVCNHVSGNRPFYPPFEGSSAILKISPGGKVKIHTGEAEIGQGMNTTFAQIAAEVLGLPLKDVKTEIIDTDVGPFGCGTFASRATTLGGNAVLDGAKKAKEIILDYASKCTEVPAAVMDIKDGKIIDKNNSKEIISFAEVCEKAFFERGAVPITVKGTYIPDTVMPDEANYGNVSPAYPFGCHIVEVEVDTETGKVALLNYWAAHDVGTALNPLSLEGQIEGGVANAMGWTLSEKMRMSDGEILNPNLLDYKVPTSADVNYNINTYLIETNEPNGPFGAKGIGEPAKNPGAPAIANAIYNATGLRLKEIPFMPEQLYFELKNNDKK is encoded by the coding sequence ATGACTGAAGATACCAAAAAGGATTATAACATCATTGGAAAAAGCCTTCCCCAGTATGATGCAGCAGAAAAAGCCATGGGAAAGGCCAAATATGTGGATGACATTAATTTAGGAAAAGTCTATCACGGTAAGATCTTAAGAAGCACTGTAGCTCATGCCAAAATAAAATCAATCGATGTAGAAGAAGCCCAAAAAGTCCCTGGTGTCAAAGGCATCTTCACAGGAAAAGATGTACCTGATAACAAGTTTGGCCCTATGGTAAAAGATTGGGAAATCCTTGCAAAAGACAGGGTAAGATTTATTGGTGATGAGGTAGCAGTTGTGATAGCAATTGATGAAGAGACTGCAGATACAGCCCTAGAAAAGATAAAAGTAGACTACGAAGAACTGCCGGCGGTTTTTGACCCGGAAGAGGCTTTTGAAGAAGATGCTCCAGCTATACATGAAGAACAGGAGAGAAATGTTACGTCAACCTTTGAGGTTGAAAGAGGTGACGTTGACGGGGCATACGAAGAAGCTGATTATATCTATGAAGACGTATTCTATGCGGGAACACTATATCATGCACATCTAGAAACCCAAAGAGGTATCGCTGTACCAGAAGTTGATAACAGGATTACCCTTTATCTATCAATTCAGGTGCCATCGATGGCAAGGCTTCGCTATGCAGAAGCCCTTAACATGGACCCAGATGACATTAGAATCGTAAAGCCTCACGTTGGAGGAGGGTTTGGGGCCAAATTTGAGTACAAGTCCCACATTATTGCAGCTTTTGCAGCCAGAGAACTAGGCATACCCGTTAAAATAATAAATACTAGAGAAGAAGATTTTATCGCCTCAAACCCAAGAGTGCCCATGAGAATCTATCTAAAAGTAGCATTTAATAAAGATGGCAAGATAACTGCCAAAGAAACCAAACTATTTGCAGGAAACGGTGCAAGGACTGTATATGCACCTGCCATTATGAAAACTGCCTGCTACAGGCTTGACTCAATGTACAAGCTAGAGAATGTAAGAACCAAAGGTTACTCAGTCTATACAAATACTGTGCCTACAAGCTGTTATAGAGGCTTTGGTAACTCACAGATGCACTTTGCCTTTGAACAGGCCATGGATGTTGCAGCAGAAGAACTTGATATAGGACCAGACCAAATAAGACTTATAAACGCTATCGAGAGCGGCGAAACATCAGTGCACGGTTGGAAAGTTAACACCTGCGGTCTGCCTGAATGTGTGGATACAGTTGTTAAGGAAAGTGACTTTAATAGAAAAAGAGAAGAATACAAAAATCAACCTGAAGGTACCAAAAAACGTGGAATTGGCCTTGCAGTATGTAACCACGTATCAGGAAACAGGCCCTTCTATCCACCTTTTGAGGGTTCTTCAGCAATTCTGAAGATCTCCCCGGGTGGGAAAGTAAAGATTCATACAGGAGAAGCAGAGATAGGCCAGGGTATGAATACCACTTTTGCCCAGATTGCAGCAGAGGTCCTTGGACTTCCATTAAAAGATGTCAAAACAGAAATCATTGATACAGATGTAGGGCCTTTTGGGTGTGGTACCTTTGCCTCTAGAGCAACGACCCTTGGAGGTAACGCTGTTCTAGACGGTGCCAAAAAAGCTAAGGAGATTATTCTTGACTATGCCTCAAAGTGTACAGAAGTTCCAGCAGCAGTTATGGATATAAAAGATGGCAAAATTATCGACAAGAACAATTCAAAGGAGATAATATCCTTTGCCGAGGTCTGCGAGAAAGCTTTCTTTGAACGTGGTGCAGTACCGATAACCGTCAAAGGAACCTATATTCCTGATACTGTTATGCCAGATGAGGCTAACTATGGTAATGTTTCACCGGCTTATCCTTTCGGGTGTCATATAGTAGAGGTTGAAGTAGATACAGAAACCGGGAAAGTAGCCCTTCTTAACTACTGGGCAGCTCACGATGTGGGAACAGCTCTTAACCCCCTATCCCTTGAAGGACAGATAGAAGGTGGAGTAGCAAACGCCATGGGTTGGACCCTTAGCGAAAAGATGAGAATGTCTGACGGTGAGATCCTAAACCCCAATCTTTTGGATTACAAGGTGCCAACATCTGCCGATGTTAATTACAATATCAACACCTATCTAATTGAAACTAACGAACCAAATGGGCCTTTCGGGGCAAAAGGAATTGGAGAACCTGCCAAAAACCCCGGTGCACCAGCTATTGCAAACGCCATATATAATGCTACTGGTTTAAGGTTAAAAGAGATTCCGTTCATGCCAGAGCAGTTATACTTTGAGTTAAAAAACAATGACAAAAAGTAA
- a CDS encoding (2Fe-2S)-binding protein: MFKIVTLHVNGKTFELNVKPNATLLQVLRDELGLTGTKEGCGTGECGACTVLLDGKPVTSCLVLAVQANNRKITTIEGIATSEEELHPVQRTLVEHGAIQCGYCTPGVVMRSITLVEKPEASSFTKDDIRDEMSGNLCRCTGYQKIVEAIYNYIQDKNKNETPEGRGV; this comes from the coding sequence ATGTTTAAAATTGTGACCTTACATGTTAATGGAAAAACTTTTGAATTAAATGTTAAGCCCAATGCTACCCTCCTTCAAGTTTTGAGAGATGAACTTGGCTTAACGGGAACCAAAGAAGGATGTGGAACGGGAGAATGCGGTGCTTGTACAGTACTTTTGGACGGTAAACCGGTTACATCGTGTCTTGTACTTGCTGTTCAGGCTAATAATAGAAAGATCACTACCATTGAAGGAATTGCAACAAGTGAAGAAGAACTTCACCCTGTTCAAAGGACTCTTGTTGAGCACGGAGCTATCCAGTGCGGGTACTGTACCCCGGGTGTGGTAATGAGGTCAATAACCTTAGTAGAAAAGCCAGAAGCTTCTTCCTTTACTAAAGATGATATAAGAGATGAAATGTCAGGTAACTTGTGTCGCTGTACCGGATATCAAAAGATAGTTGAAGCTATCTATAATTATATTCAAGACAAGAACAAAAATGAAACTCCTGAAGGGAGGGGAGTTTAG
- a CDS encoding FAD binding domain-containing protein: MKKEYGENAKFLAGGTDLFVQMRDHKITPQYLIDLKNISELEKIEEEENAVRIGSRATITQLKDTKLIRDYFPSLSKAASCHGSEQVRNLATVGGNLCNAAPSNETSPPLITLDAELLLINEAGTKRTVLLKDFITGPSKTQIEQDEILHSIIVPKWTNGNVLTDYERYSTRNQMDIALASASVLLQLDENNEKILKANIALGGVAPTPMCLPEELEKELEGKTLTEDNIEKIANRAATSCNPSGRRTPVEYRRQIINVLVARILRGMQNKLLKV, from the coding sequence ATTAAAAAAGAATACGGAGAAAATGCAAAATTCTTGGCTGGTGGGACTGATCTATTCGTACAGATGAGAGATCATAAAATTACACCGCAGTACTTGATTGATCTAAAGAATATAAGTGAGCTAGAAAAGATCGAAGAAGAAGAAAACGCAGTAAGAATAGGTTCTAGAGCGACCATTACACAGCTAAAAGACACCAAACTTATTAGAGATTATTTTCCTTCATTAAGTAAAGCAGCTAGCTGCCACGGCTCAGAGCAGGTAAGGAACTTAGCTACAGTAGGGGGTAACTTGTGTAATGCAGCCCCATCAAACGAAACCAGTCCTCCACTAATCACTTTAGATGCAGAGCTTTTACTAATTAATGAAGCCGGTACGAAAAGAACAGTACTTTTGAAAGATTTTATCACAGGACCATCTAAAACTCAGATAGAGCAGGACGAAATTTTGCACTCTATAATTGTTCCAAAATGGACAAACGGTAATGTTTTGACAGATTATGAAAGATATTCAACCAGAAATCAGATGGATATAGCACTGGCAAGCGCATCAGTATTACTTCAACTAGATGAAAATAATGAAAAAATATTAAAAGCTAACATTGCATTAGGAGGAGTTGCTCCAACCCCAATGTGCCTACCAGAAGAGTTAGAAAAGGAACTAGAGGGTAAAACACTAACAGAAGATAACATTGAAAAAATAGCCAATCGAGCGGCCACAAGCTGTAATCCTTCTGGTAGGCGTACCCCTGTAGAATATAGACGCCAAATAATAAATGTACTAGTAGCTAGAATACTAAGGGGTATGCAAAATAAGCTCCTGAAAGTCTAA
- a CDS encoding BCCT family transporter — MAEEKNVKNEMLKDVDWPVFITSGGFLVVFVIAALISIDSVSAFVNTTFDWSATYFGAIFQALCFLTVVIAFGLAISKYGSVKLGGNVKPEIGTFSWVCMIMMTLLAGGGIFWSAAEPIYHFTDVPPFFSGIEAGSAEAVEPALSASFLHWGFNAWAILATLTTVVLMYAYHVKGLPLKPRSMLYPVLGEKGVMGPWGSVADIVAIVAVAAGTIGPIGFLGLQMSYMLEHTLGVPNVFLTQLGILVVLVGIYTLSAVTGLYKGIRFLSRFNVIAAFVLVGLVLLVGPAGFIIDSFLGSFGSHVRDFVPMTLYRGDGGWLSWWTVFFFAWFLGYGPMMGLFVARISKGRTIRELVTGVGIIAPIATMFWFTTLGGSGIFFELNNPGIISEPLFDAGLPAALLHIALELPLSMIIVPLIMVLLVSFLATTGDSMAFTMSIVVSGKENPYAPIRIFWAIIMGAVAAILIMIGEGGIEALQNFIVFTAVPVSLLLIPMLWGGPILAKRMHKMQFPHMYKPEELEEDDKAEPTTEASPGSENA; from the coding sequence ATGGCTGAAGAAAAAAATGTTAAGAATGAAATGTTAAAAGATGTAGATTGGCCGGTTTTTATAACCAGTGGAGGCTTTTTGGTTGTTTTTGTTATCGCTGCATTAATTAGCATTGATTCAGTTTCAGCATTCGTAAATACTACTTTTGACTGGAGTGCAACTTACTTTGGCGCTATCTTTCAGGCCCTTTGTTTCTTAACAGTAGTGATTGCTTTTGGTCTTGCAATATCCAAATATGGCTCTGTAAAGCTTGGGGGTAATGTAAAACCTGAGATAGGGACTTTTTCCTGGGTATGTATGATTATGATGACTCTACTGGCCGGCGGAGGGATTTTCTGGTCGGCGGCAGAGCCTATTTATCACTTTACAGATGTGCCTCCATTCTTTAGCGGTATTGAGGCAGGAAGTGCTGAGGCAGTAGAACCAGCTCTGTCAGCAAGCTTTTTGCACTGGGGATTTAATGCCTGGGCAATACTTGCAACTTTAACTACAGTTGTTTTGATGTATGCTTATCACGTAAAAGGTTTACCTCTAAAACCACGTTCCATGCTATACCCGGTCCTTGGGGAAAAAGGTGTTATGGGCCCCTGGGGTAGCGTGGCTGACATTGTTGCCATCGTAGCTGTAGCTGCAGGTACAATTGGTCCGATTGGTTTTCTTGGACTTCAGATGAGTTACATGTTAGAGCATACTTTAGGAGTGCCAAATGTATTTTTAACTCAGCTAGGCATTTTGGTTGTCTTAGTAGGAATATATACACTATCAGCAGTTACAGGACTATATAAAGGAATTAGATTTTTAAGTAGATTTAATGTTATAGCAGCATTTGTTTTAGTAGGTCTAGTACTATTAGTTGGACCAGCCGGATTTATAATTGATAGCTTTTTAGGTTCTTTTGGTAGTCATGTAAGAGATTTTGTTCCAATGACTCTTTATCGTGGGGACGGGGGCTGGCTTAGCTGGTGGACAGTATTTTTCTTTGCCTGGTTCTTAGGTTATGGCCCTATGATGGGACTATTTGTTGCAAGAATCTCCAAAGGAAGAACAATTAGAGAGCTTGTAACAGGTGTAGGAATTATAGCACCTATAGCAACAATGTTCTGGTTTACAACTCTAGGCGGAAGCGGAATCTTTTTCGAACTAAATAATCCAGGAATTATCTCTGAGCCACTCTTTGACGCAGGATTACCAGCCGCACTACTTCATATAGCACTAGAACTACCTCTAAGCATGATAATTGTCCCGTTAATAATGGTACTACTGGTGTCTTTCTTAGCAACAACTGGTGACTCAATGGCCTTTACAATGTCTATCGTTGTTAGTGGAAAGGAAAACCCATACGCTCCAATCAGAATATTCTGGGCAATTATTATGGGTGCAGTAGCTGCCATCTTGATTATGATTGGTGAAGGTGGTATAGAAGCACTCCAAAACTTCATTGTATTTACAGCAGTACCTGTATCACTACTTCTTATCCCAATGCTTTGGGGAGGCCCAATCCTTGCAAAGAGAATGCACAAAATGCAGTTCCCGCATATGTACAAGCCTGAAGAGCTTGAAGAAGATGACAAAGCTGAACCTACAACTGAAGCAAGTCCAGGTTCAGAAAATGCATAG
- a CDS encoding trimethylamine methyltransferase family protein, with amino-acid sequence MKPSLQYLSQEEVEQIHETALDLLENTGMRMPYDVAQDYFKNAGCKVEDDIVYVNRDVVKKALETLPGRDNITLYARDEKYDINFEKDSPALAAMVEATQVLDMDSGKKRPATNEDLAIMSSILQRLDNVSLASPPVTPQDVPQDITDWYTWATSLSYTTKHITGPAPGKKSVQDTIKMASIAAGSEEEFLERPFLSFWILTTPPMKTEQLTLEALIEASKYKIPLIVSSGPITGVTAPVTIAGSAAMAHAEILSCLTLSQLVNPGAPAIYTSFARSFDMKTGNISMASPEFAILKVCLGQMGDYLGLPTRMPAMLRDSKVVDAQAGFETGITGMASGLAADIMDGMQLDMDKVVDYADFVYCDECMAQVKRLARPVDVNEKTLAKDVVFENGQDGNYLRASHTVKNFRKEIWMPKLFERRTWTPWEDDGAMTIREKALKKTKEMVEEGVEPVLDSESREKLEEIARQGGEE; translated from the coding sequence GTGAAACCTTCGCTCCAGTATCTATCACAAGAAGAAGTAGAGCAGATCCACGAAACAGCTCTTGACCTCTTAGAAAATACCGGGATGAGAATGCCTTATGACGTAGCACAAGATTATTTTAAGAATGCTGGCTGCAAAGTAGAAGATGATATAGTTTATGTAAATAGAGACGTTGTAAAAAAAGCATTGGAAACTCTTCCAGGTAGAGATAATATAACTCTATATGCTAGAGACGAAAAATACGATATAAATTTCGAAAAAGATTCCCCAGCCCTTGCAGCAATGGTCGAAGCAACCCAGGTACTAGATATGGATTCAGGCAAAAAACGCCCTGCAACTAATGAAGACCTTGCAATCATGTCATCAATACTACAAAGACTTGACAATGTATCCCTTGCAAGCCCACCTGTAACTCCTCAGGATGTACCTCAGGATATTACTGACTGGTACACCTGGGCTACAAGTCTTAGCTACACTACAAAACACATTACAGGGCCTGCCCCGGGGAAAAAGAGTGTCCAGGACACAATCAAGATGGCCTCTATTGCTGCTGGAAGTGAGGAAGAATTCCTTGAGCGTCCATTCTTGTCATTTTGGATTCTTACAACACCACCTATGAAAACAGAACAGCTAACCCTTGAAGCGTTAATCGAAGCAAGCAAATACAAAATCCCATTGATTGTAAGTTCTGGCCCAATAACAGGTGTAACTGCTCCTGTTACAATTGCTGGAAGTGCTGCTATGGCTCATGCAGAGATCTTATCCTGCTTAACCCTTTCACAGCTGGTTAACCCAGGTGCTCCGGCAATATATACAAGCTTTGCCAGGAGCTTTGACATGAAGACGGGTAACATCTCTATGGCCAGTCCAGAATTTGCTATCCTTAAGGTTTGCTTAGGTCAAATGGGAGATTATCTAGGGCTTCCGACAAGAATGCCAGCAATGCTAAGAGACTCCAAAGTGGTTGATGCTCAAGCAGGATTTGAGACAGGTATCACCGGGATGGCAAGTGGCCTTGCTGCTGACATTATGGATGGAATGCAGCTTGATATGGACAAAGTAGTAGACTATGCCGACTTTGTTTACTGTGATGAATGTATGGCTCAGGTCAAACGCCTTGCAAGGCCTGTAGATGTTAATGAGAAAACCCTGGCTAAAGATGTTGTTTTTGAAAATGGCCAGGATGGCAACTACCTGCGTGCTTCCCATACTGTCAAAAACTTTAGAAAAGAGATCTGGATGCCAAAGCTATTTGAACGTCGTACCTGGACTCCCTGGGAAGATGATGGAGCAATGACCATTAGGGAGAAAGCTCTCAAAAAGACTAAAGAGATGGTAGAAGAAGGAGTAGAACCAGTTTTAGATTCTGAATCAAGAGAAAAGTTGGAAGAAATAGCCCGTCAGGGTGGAGAAGAGTAA
- a CDS encoding cobalamin B12-binding domain-containing protein: MSDKLFNEIYEAIADLDEDKLNELTDQAISDEVEIIEAVEKAYTPGIKTVGEKYESGEFFLPELILAGDIVKAAITKLEDQLSGSSGRKKGKFLIGTVEGDIHDIGKDLVATMISTRDIEVIDIGVDCPPDKFIDAALENEVDIIGASCLLTMTAPELPKLEEKLRERGVRDQFYFVVGGAPIEKDWALEIGADGYAEDLQEAAELAVSILNKIKEGSDK, encoded by the coding sequence ATGAGCGACAAACTTTTTAACGAGATTTATGAGGCGATAGCTGATCTAGATGAGGATAAGTTAAATGAACTTACTGATCAAGCAATAAGTGATGAAGTCGAAATTATCGAAGCAGTTGAGAAAGCTTATACTCCGGGGATCAAAACTGTCGGGGAAAAATATGAATCGGGCGAATTTTTCCTACCAGAACTGATTTTGGCTGGTGATATAGTCAAAGCTGCAATTACCAAGCTCGAAGACCAGCTTTCTGGAAGCTCTGGCAGGAAAAAAGGTAAGTTTTTAATTGGAACAGTTGAGGGAGATATCCATGATATAGGTAAAGACCTTGTTGCAACCATGATTTCTACAAGAGATATTGAAGTTATCGACATTGGTGTAGACTGCCCACCTGACAAATTTATAGATGCGGCACTAGAGAACGAAGTGGACATTATCGGTGCGTCCTGTCTACTAACAATGACTGCTCCAGAGTTACCTAAGTTAGAAGAAAAGCTTCGCGAAAGAGGTGTAAGAGATCAGTTTTACTTTGTAGTAGGAGGAGCTCCTATAGAAAAAGATTGGGCTTTGGAAATTGGTGCTGACGGTTATGCAGAAGACCTTCAGGAAGCTGCAGAACTTGCCGTATCTATCCTAAATAAAATAAAGGAAGGGAGTGATAAGTAG
- a CDS encoding tRNA-dihydrouridine synthase translates to MSKVDLSSDFCGVKFKNPVVIASATPSKNAEYMKKCVDSGAGGIIAKTVSPEPLLQKYVSPRFTVLQKDSWPKNYSNYSCEFLATYDVDSWMDEMKVAKEHCEKEDVKLVGSISGTDMDSWSDMAKKMQDTGVDMLELNFGCPHPRDLGYKSGQVLGSSPDAAKEVAKLVADSVDIPVIIKLTPDGVNPVDVAQKVKEAGADAVTAINRFTALEIDIDSGRPLLHGTYAGVNGPWMRPITLRWIAKIAQDVGIPISATNGIKTWKDMVKCIMVGASNVQTCTALMYGKKQFGHVQEFIEGIENFMVEKGYASIDEMKGITLPQIMKWDDVDRDSRSYAYVNKEDCIGCGMCPSWCFYDAITVDKDEESGKKKADVDQNKCDGCGLCVSLCPQNAMYMEGEAPVYLGDFE, encoded by the coding sequence ATGAGTAAAGTTGATTTAAGCTCAGACTTTTGCGGTGTTAAATTTAAAAACCCTGTAGTTATAGCTTCAGCGACACCAAGTAAAAACGCTGAATATATGAAAAAATGTGTAGATTCAGGAGCCGGTGGAATTATTGCAAAGACTGTGAGCCCAGAGCCCCTTTTGCAAAAATATGTTTCTCCAAGGTTTACAGTTCTTCAAAAAGACAGTTGGCCAAAGAACTATTCTAACTATTCATGTGAATTTTTGGCGACTTATGACGTTGATAGCTGGATGGACGAAATGAAAGTTGCCAAAGAACACTGTGAAAAAGAAGATGTAAAGCTTGTGGGCAGTATATCCGGTACAGATATGGATAGCTGGTCAGACATGGCCAAAAAAATGCAGGATACAGGAGTGGACATGCTTGAGCTAAATTTTGGCTGTCCTCACCCAAGAGATCTTGGATATAAGAGTGGTCAGGTTCTTGGTAGTTCTCCTGATGCGGCAAAAGAAGTTGCCAAGCTGGTTGCAGATTCAGTTGACATTCCTGTGATTATTAAGTTAACTCCTGATGGTGTCAACCCGGTTGATGTTGCACAAAAAGTTAAAGAGGCAGGAGCCGATGCTGTAACAGCAATTAATAGATTTACTGCATTAGAAATCGATATTGATAGTGGCCGTCCTCTTCTTCATGGAACTTATGCCGGAGTGAATGGCCCCTGGATGAGGCCTATTACTCTAAGATGGATAGCCAAGATTGCACAGGATGTAGGTATCCCGATTTCTGCGACTAATGGAATCAAAACCTGGAAGGACATGGTTAAGTGTATTATGGTTGGTGCATCTAATGTACAAACCTGTACTGCTCTAATGTATGGCAAGAAGCAGTTTGGTCATGTTCAGGAATTTATCGAAGGTATCGAAAACTTCATGGTAGAAAAAGGTTATGCTTCAATCGATGAGATGAAAGGGATAACTCTACCTCAAATTATGAAGTGGGATGATGTAGATAGAGATAGCCGTAGTTATGCTTATGTTAACAAAGAAGACTGCATAGGGTGTGGAATGTGCCCAAGCTGGTGCTTCTATGATGCTATAACTGTAGACAAAGACGAAGAATCAGGCAAGAAAAAGGCTGATGTTGACCAGAACAAATGTGACGGTTGCGGTCTTTGTGTATCATTGTGTCCGCAGAATGCCATGTATATGGAAGGAGAGGCACCAGTATATCTAGGTGATTTTGAATAG
- a CDS encoding DUF2848 family protein, with protein sequence MSTLEFLMKDNYGENHEEILIYEVKKMLNGGFTGRNQEEVQKHVDELKAKGIGAPDETPCFFPVFRDLITQDSIIDCLSDSGHTPEAEFVMLCTQDDLYITVGSDHTDRDLEKDSIPKAKQIYPNIVGQKVWKYSEIKEHWDDIELKSWIKDPDSGEIILFQDALLSAMLTPDDLLEEAKKTAEIDSLDGLVILSGTVAANKQINYTSYFKVQLVDKKLGREITCEYEMNPISSWFKKDLD encoded by the coding sequence TTGAGCACACTTGAATTTTTAATGAAAGATAATTACGGCGAAAATCATGAAGAAATATTAATATATGAAGTTAAAAAAATGTTAAACGGTGGTTTTACCGGTAGGAATCAGGAAGAGGTCCAAAAACACGTAGATGAATTAAAAGCAAAAGGTATCGGAGCACCAGATGAAACACCCTGCTTTTTCCCGGTATTTAGAGACCTTATTACCCAGGATAGTATTATTGATTGCCTTAGTGATAGTGGTCATACTCCTGAGGCCGAGTTTGTGATGTTATGCACACAAGATGATCTTTATATTACTGTGGGAAGTGACCATACAGACAGAGATTTAGAAAAAGACAGCATCCCAAAAGCAAAGCAAATCTATCCAAATATTGTTGGACAAAAGGTCTGGAAGTATTCCGAGATCAAAGAACACTGGGATGATATAGAGCTAAAAAGCTGGATAAAAGACCCTGATAGTGGAGAAATTATTTTGTTCCAGGACGCCCTGTTATCTGCGATGTTAACACCAGACGATCTATTAGAAGAAGCCAAAAAGACAGCAGAAATAGACAGCCTAGACGGCCTTGTGATCCTATCTGGAACAGTTGCCGCAAACAAACAGATTAATTACACATCATACTTCAAAGTTCAATTAGTGGACAAGAAATTAGGCAGAGAAATCACCTGTGAATACGAAATGAACCCAATCAGCAGCTGGTTCAAAAAGGACTTAGACTAA
- a CDS encoding nitrilase-related carbon-nitrogen hydrolase yields MIKVATLQLSFTDEQSKEDRIEYAFKKMDENKDADLILLPEMWNIGFFAFDRFKEESEKLDGFTISEISKKAKEIDSYVLAGSIVEARQDGYYNTSVMIDNEGKPLGNYSKMHLFSYGSKEAEILKNGDKVEVIETDIGNFGLNICYDLRFPEIFRAMMRKGAEFFLNVSAWPFPRLANWTALNQARAIENVCYMLSCNCAGINRGKQFLGHSMVVDPWGVVLASTDERERIIRIEIDREKVHEIRKEFPQLNDIVL; encoded by the coding sequence ATGATTAAGGTAGCTACCCTGCAGCTTAGTTTTACCGATGAGCAGAGTAAAGAAGATAGAATAGAATATGCTTTTAAAAAAATGGACGAAAACAAAGACGCCGACTTAATACTACTTCCAGAGATGTGGAATATTGGCTTCTTTGCTTTTGACAGGTTTAAAGAAGAAAGTGAAAAGCTTGATGGCTTTACCATTAGTGAAATCTCGAAAAAAGCTAAAGAAATTGACTCCTATGTACTGGCGGGCAGCATAGTAGAAGCCCGCCAGGATGGATATTATAATACCAGCGTAATGATTGACAATGAAGGAAAGCCTTTAGGTAATTACAGCAAAATGCACTTATTTAGCTACGGTTCAAAAGAAGCAGAAATCCTAAAAAACGGTGACAAAGTAGAAGTAATTGAGACAGACATCGGGAACTTTGGTCTTAACATCTGCTATGACCTTAGATTTCCAGAAATTTTTCGAGCAATGATGAGAAAAGGTGCAGAATTTTTCTTAAATGTATCTGCCTGGCCTTTCCCCCGCTTGGCAAACTGGACTGCCCTAAACCAGGCAAGAGCTATAGAAAATGTTTGCTATATGCTCTCATGTAACTGTGCAGGCATTAACAGAGGAAAGCAATTTTTGGGCCACAGTATGGTGGTAGATCCCTGGGGAGTAGTGCTGGCATCAACTGACGAAAGAGAAAGAATCATAAGGATAGAAATAGATAGGGAAAAAGTACACGAGATAAGAAAAGAATTTCCCCAGTTAAACGATATAGTACTTTAG
- a CDS encoding cupin domain-containing protein, translating to MAKPELEFFDHDISIGWRQVEGAEEGIIEKILSHDPETGDYSRLLKFPPGLVTSDLLVHDFWEEVYILKGSLKDLNKKEVYTEGMYACRPPGMKHGPYEIPEGCMTLELRYYK from the coding sequence ATGGCTAAACCAGAATTAGAATTTTTTGATCACGACATCAGTATTGGCTGGAGACAGGTTGAGGGTGCAGAAGAAGGCATTATCGAAAAGATCTTAAGCCATGACCCAGAAACAGGAGACTACAGCAGACTTCTTAAATTTCCTCCGGGACTAGTTACAAGTGACTTATTAGTACACGACTTTTGGGAAGAAGTTTATATTCTAAAAGGTTCGCTAAAAGACCTTAACAAAAAAGAAGTTTATACAGAAGGAATGTATGCTTGTAGACCTCCGGGAATGAAGCACGGTCCTTATGAGATTCCTGAAGGATGTATGACTTTAGAGTTGAGATATTATAAGTAG